CCAGGTGAATCCGCCACCCAGCGCTTCCATCAAAACCAGGTCGCCCCGCTTGATCCTTCCGTCCTGGACAGCCCGGTCAAAAGCCAGCGGGACCGAGGCTGCGGACGTGTTGCCATGATCTGCAACCGTAGAGATCACTTTTTCCGTCGGGATCGACAAACGCCGCGCCACACCCTCAAGAATGCGCTGATTGGCCTGATGCGGCACGAACCAGTCGACCTCCTCGATCGTCACGCCGCAGCGCGAGGCAATCGTGGTCATCGACTCGGCGATATTGGTGATGGCGTGCCGGAAGACCTGATTGCCGACCATGCGCAGATGCCCGACCGTTCCCGTCGAGGATGGTCCGCCATCGACATGGAGCAGGTCCTTGAAACGCCCGTCCGAGCGCAGATAAGTGCCCAGAATACCGGACCGGTCCGTGCCCTCTCCCGCCGGCTCGGCGGCCTGCAACACCATGGCGCCGGCGCCATCGCCGAACAGCACGCAGGTCGAGCGGTCAGTCCAGTCGAGAATTCGTGACATCGTCTCGGCACCGACGACGAGTGCCGTTTTCGCCTGTCCACGCGCAATCATGTTGTCGGCCATGGACAGCGCATAGACAAAACCGGTGCACACGGCCTGGACATCAAAGGCCGCGCCCTGTGTCGCACCCAGCCGCGCCTGCAGCATGGTGCCAACCGAGGGGAAGGTGAAATCCGGAGTGGTCGTCGCGACGACGATCAGGTCGAGCTCTTCAGCGGCAATGCCGGCATCCTCGAGCGCACGACGGGCGGCGCGTTCGGCCAGGTCGCAGGTGGTGACCCCCTCGCCGGCAATATGGCGCTGGCGGATACCGGTGCGCTCACGGATCCAGCTATCGCTGGTGTCCACCATGGCGGAGATTTCGTCATTATTCAGAATCCGCTCGGGCAGATGCGACCCGATACCGGCAATACGCGCACTCAGTTCAGTCATGACGCTGCTGCGACTTCCTGTTCTTCAAAACTGGCAAACTTGTCGAGATTGGCGCGGATCTGGGCCATGAAATCGCTTTGCGCCATCACATAGGCCAGACCGAGTGCAGAGGCGAAGCCTTCGCCGTCGGCGCCGCCATGCGATTTCACCACAATGCCCTTGAGGCCCAAAAGCACACCGCCATTGATGTAGCGCGGATCCATGCGCTGACGCAGGCGTTCAAGCGCGCCCAGCGACAACAGGCCGGCGGCCAGCTTGGCCAGCAAAGAGCTGGTCAGTGCATCGCGCACCCAGCCGGCCACGAGGCGGGCCGTGCCTTCGGCGGTCTTCAACGCAATATTGCCGGTGAAACCGTCGGTGACGACGACATCGATACCGCCGGCGGAAATGTCATTGCCCTCGATGAAGCCCTGATAGGCAATATCCAGATTGGCCTTGCGGATCAGCTGGTCGGCCTCACGCACGGTATCATTGCCCTTGAGCTCTTCCTGGCCGACATTCAACAGGCCGACGCTGGGCGCCTCGCCGCCGAACACGGCGCGGTGATAGGCCTCACCCATGATGGCAAATTCGACCAGCTGGGTCGCATTGCACTGCACATTGGCGCCAACATCGAGGACCACGGTATGACCCTTCGGGGTCGGCCAGTTGGCCGAGATCGCCGGGCGGTGAACGCCCTTCTTCATGCGCAGGATGACCTTGCCGATCGCCATCAGGGCGCCGGTATTGCCGGACGACACGATCGCCCCGGCCTCGCCAGACTTCACACTCTGGATCGCATTCCACATCGAGGAGCCGCGGGCGCGCCGAACGGCCTCGCTGGGCTTGTCGGTCATCTGGACCAGGGTCTCCGTGTGGCGCAGCTCGCAGACGGCCGCGACCTTGGGATGCCTGGCCAGAAGCGGCGCGAGCAGGGCTTCGTCGCCGTGCAGGAGATAGGTCGCCTTGCGGTCCGGCCAGCGCTTGAGCGCGTGGCCGATACCCTCGACGACCGCGGCCGGTCCGAGATCGCCGCCCATGGCGTCGACCGAAATCGTTGGAATGGCTGTCATGAGTAGCGGTGCCGTGTCCCTCGCAGAGGCGCCAAAGCGCCAAAAAAGCCCGCGGAACTTAGCCCATGGCCCAAGCAATGCAAGGCGGCAAGACGGCGATCAGGGCGTCGCGAAATCAGGTTGACCACCGTCCAGCAGGGCGGCCCCGCCCTGCGCATCAAGCCCGGCAATGGTCGAGTTGACGTATAGGGCAAGGGCGGACGCCCGTGGGTCGTCGCCCTGCGTATTGTAGACATTGCGCGCCAGCACCGCCTGCAATTGGCCCGGATCCTCTTCGCCCGCGGCCTGTCGCAAGGCCTCGGCGCGGCCGTAAAACCCTTCCGCCATGAAGCGGATTTTCTTGCCGACCCCCGAATCCCCCACGCCCATCTCGCGCATGCCAGCGTCGAAATCGTCGAACATGGTGTCGAACAGCGCCTGCGACAGCTTGCGGGCATCATCGACATCCCCGAGCGCCTGCAGCTGCAACACGACGAGCGCGCAGTGCAGGATGATCATCTCGAAACGGCCCTCGACCGTGTCGGGAACACCCAGCCGGGCATACAGATCAGGTGACCGCGCCGCCGCCACGACATGGCGGTAAAGCGCTTCGGCGCGAGCTTTTTCCGGCTTCTTGCCGAAAAGACCGTTCAACATGCGATCCGCACTCCCAAGAATTGGCGCTTGAAGCTAAGCTCGCCCCCGGTTAGGTCAAGACAGGGCCGCACGCGACACCACGTCGCGCGGGGCCGTACCATCTTGCAGGAGTTCCTGATGAAGCGTCGCGTTAGCCTTACAATCCTGATCGCCGCCTGTGCGATCGGCGCATCGGCCTGCAACCCGGTCCTGCGCTCGCACGGCTATCGCTACACCACCCAGGACGTGCCTGAAATCATCGTCGCCGAAGACACCGAGAGCTCCGTCCTCTCGCGCCTCGGCAACCCGTCGACCCGCGGCACCTTCGAAGAGAACACCTGGTATTATATCTCGGCGACCCGCGAGAGCCTGGCCTATCTGCGCCCTGCAACGCGTGACCGCCGCATCATCGCGGTGACTTTCGACGAGAATGGTCTGGTCAGCGATGTTGCTGAATACGGGCTGGAAGATGGCCGCGTGGTTGCCATTGCCGATCGCGAAACCCCGACCCGGGGCCGCGAGCTGACCTTCCTTGAGCAGCTGCTCGGCAATGTCGGACGCCTGCCCACCGAACAGTTCGGCGGCGAGCAGAACCTGCCAGGCGGCGCCGGTGGTCCACGTCGCGACCAGTAGTCGGTCGACACGACAGCGTCACATCCAGAAAAAGCCCCGACCGGACGGTCGGGGCTTTTCTTTGCTCAAGGCCCGGGCTTGCTGAATATCCGGGGCAAGCGGGCCGCAACGGCGTTCCGGATTATTCGCCGCATCCCATCATGGTTTCCAGCAATCGCGCTGACAGGGCGAACATTTCACCCTGGCTTTCATCCACATTGGTCAGCATGGCCACGGCATGACCTGACTGGATGTCGTAGGCCGACGTCATGTTGGAGGCGCCGTTGGAGCCCGACTGGGTGGAGACCGGGCGGGTCTCGCCACACAGCTCCCAGTCCCGAAAGCGGCCACCAAACGCATAGGCTTGCTGTGGCGCCTGCACCGTCCGGAACAGGTCCAGGCTCGCCGCGCTCAACACCCGCCCATCGGCAAGCGCTCGCTCCAATGCGATCATGTCCGCCGCGGTCGTGTAGCTGCCCCGAAAGAAGCTCGGCGACCAATAATCGCCCTGCCCTGCCGGATCGCCCGGATCGAATCCGATCGCGACATCATTCACCCGCGGATCGGTATTGGACAGGTCGTTGAGATAGCCGCCACTCTGGCGCATTTGCGCCGGTTCGAAGACATGCCGCGCCCGCAATTGCGGGTAAGGCAGGCCAGTCACTTCCTCCAGAAGGTATTGAACCAGAAGCCAATTAGAGAGGGCATAGTCGAATTGCTCCCCCGGCTCGAAAGCAAGATCGCCGCTGGCGTAGAGCGAAACAGCTTCGGGGACACGGATCGCTTCGACCGCCTCCATCTCGCCATTGGCGACCCGTCTGAAGGCCTGGAGAAGGTCATTGGGAAGACCTGACTGATTGCTCAGGATATGGCGCAGTGTCAGCCGGTCGCCGGTATCGCTCCGGTAGTCGGGAAGATAGGCCGAGATCGAGGTATCAATGTCCAGCACCCCCTCATCAATCAGGGCGAAAACCACGAGGGCTGCGAAATACTTCTCGACCGAACCGGTCTGGAATGCCGTGTCCGCTGTGAGCGACCGCGCCGTATCCGGGTCCGCCACGCCTACGACCAGTTGATAGGGCGGAAGGCCTGGCGCGCTAGACATGATGACGCCATTGAAATCATGCGCTTCGACCCATTCACGCGCAATCGCGTCCACCGCCTGATCCTGCGCCAGCACAGCCTGGGCTGACCCGGTATTGCCGGAACATGCGGCCAGCCCCGCCGCCAGAACACTTATCAAAACATACTTCATGGAAGACCTTTCTCCTTGATCCCACGGCGGGCTCCAGTGCCGCGGCCATGATTCAAGGCTAGCCGATCGACCGCCAGCAATCTTCGCCGCTCGACGATCCGTCACCACCATTGGCCGATTGCCCCAGTCCCAAGCGCCGCATCGACGCGCCTACTCCACACTGAGCACCCTTTCCTTATCCCCTGGGAGAAGGTGGCCGGAGGCCGGATGAGGGGGGATTTCTCCTGCGCTCACCGGGACTTACCCCTCACCCTGGCCCTCTCCCAGGGGAGAGGGAAAGTGCGCTACATCAAAGAATCGAGAAAACTTGTCCGCCCTCCTTTTCGCCCACCCCATGATCACTCCCGTTCCCGGGCCATGGACCGGTTATCCAGGGGATTTGGGAGAGCGAACCGCATCCGGTCTGGCCGGCCTGTCAGGCCGCCTATTCCGACGCCGAGGAAACCTGGAAATTGCGCTGCGAGACCCTGGCAAAAAGAAAGAGCTCCGGCCGCTGGCCGGAGCTCTCAGATCGTCTCGATGATGATGACTAGTGGGCCAGGAAGGCCAACAGCAGCAAGGCCACGATATTGGTGATCTTGATCATCGGGTTCACAGCCGGGCCGGCGGTGTCCTTGTAGGGATCACCCACGGTGTCACCGGTCACGGAGGCCTTGTGGGCTTCCGAGCCCTTGCCGCCGTGATTGCCGTCTTCGATATACTTCTTGGCATTGTCCCAGGCACCGCCGCCGACAGTCATGGAGACCGCGACGAAGAGACCGTTGACGATGACACCCAGAAGCATCGCACCGACAGCCGCCAGCGCCTGCGCCTGACCGGCAATGGCATTGATGGCGAAGTAGAGCACGATCGGCGACAGCACGGGCAGAAGCGACGGCACGATCATCTCGCGGATCGCCGCCTTGGTCAGGATGTCCACGGCGCGGCCATAATCCGGCTTCGCCTTGTACTCCATGATGCCCGGGATCTCCTTGAACTGGCGACGCACTTCGGCAACGACAGCCGTGGCCGCGCGGCCCACCGCCATCATCGACATGCCGCCGAACAGGTAAGGCAGCAAACCGCCAAACAGGAGGCCGACGATCACATACGGGTTCTCGAGCGAGAAGTTCGGCTCGATCCCCAGCAAGTGTTCGACATCGGTGGTGTAGGCCGCGAACAGGACCAGGGCACCCAGGCCGGCAGAGCCGATGGCATAGCCCTTGGTGACGGCCTTGGTGGTGTTACCCACCGCGTCCAGCGTGTCCGTCGTGTTGCGGACGCTCTCATCGAGACCGGCCATTTCGGCGATACCGCCCGCATTGTCGGTGACCGGACCGAAGGCATCGAGGGCCACGATCAGACCGGCCAGCGCCAGCATGGTCGTCACCGAGATGGCGATGCCGAACAGGCCTGCCAGCGTATAGGTCCCGAGGATGCCGCCGATGATGATCAGCGCCGGCAGCGCCGTCGATTCCAGCGAGACCGCGAGGCCCTGGATGACATTGGTGCCGTGTCCGGACTCGGACGCCTTGGCGACCGATTTCACCGGACGGTATTCGGTACCGGTATAGTATTCGGTGACCCAGATGATCGCGGCGGTGACCACAAGCCCGATAATACCGGACCAGAACAGGTTCATCCCGGTGATCATCTTGCCATTCACTTCGGCGATGTCACCCATGCCGATGGTGTAGTCCGTGACCAGCCACAGGGCGCCGATCGACAACACACCGGCGACGATGAGGCCCTTGTAGAGCGCGCCCATCACATTGGTGCCCTTGCCCAGGCTGACGAAGAAAGTGCCGACAATCGAGGTCACGATGCAGGCCGCACCGATCATCAACGGGTAGAGCACCATCGTCGAAGCGAGCTCGCCGGTGAAGAAGATCGCAGCCAGCACCATGGTGGCGACCACGGTCACGGCATAGGTCTCGAACAGGTCCGCGGCCATGCCGGCGCAGTCACCGACATTGTCACCGACATTATCGGCGATGGTGGCGGCATTGCGGGGATCATCTTCCGGGATACCGGCTTCAATCTTGCCGACCATGTCACCACCGACATCCGCACCTTTGGTGAAGATACCGCCGCCGAGACGGGCAAAGATCGAAATCAACGAGGCGCCAAAGCCGAGTGCAACCAGCGAATCGATGATGATCCGACCGGTTTCATCGCTTCCCAGAACGAGGCCCATCGGGCCTGTCAGGACCCAGTAATACCCGGCAACACCCAGCAGGGCCAAGCCGGCAACCAGCATGCCTGTGACGGCACCCGAGCGGAACGCGACCGCAAGACCGGCAGCCAGGCTGGTGCTAGCGGCCTGGGTGGTGCGCACATTGGCGCGGACCGAGACCAGCATGCCGATGAAGCCCGCAGCTCCCGACAGGATGGCGCCAATGGCAAAGCCCAGTGCAACCTGCCAGCCAAGGAAGACAGCGATCAGGACGCAGACGGCGATGCCGACGATACCGATGGTGGTGTATTGACGTTTGAGGTAGGCGTTTGCGCCTTCCTGAATGGCCGATGCGATTTCCTGCATCTTTTCAGTGCCCGCGCTTGCCGACATCAGCCGCTGGGTCTGTACGACCCCGTAGATGATGGCAAGAACAGCGGCCGCAATGGCCAATAATAGCATGTTCATGGATTCCAGCCCCGTTTGTTCACAACGTTATGGTCTCGGAAGGAAAACGGGAAAGCATGCGCGTGTGATCACGCCGACCTTAGACACCTCCCCCGTTATTCTTTTTATTGTTGGGGGGACTATGCCCAATGGAACAGAGCGGTGCAATACGCGCTCTTTATCCAGTCATGGCATTGACTTGTTGCAGTGCAATATAGTTCTAGCGACGGAGAATCCGGGTGTCGGCCTGGCGAATCTCCACATGGTCAATCGCACGCTGGCCATAATGCTCACGCAGGGCTGTCTCCCAGACCTGCACGGCGAGCTCATTGTCGAGACCGGAGCCGTCCTCATTGGAGATCGAATGGCGAAAGCTCGCCCGCACTGCAGCATCGAGGGCGTAGTGGGCCGCTTCACGGGCATCCCAGATGTTCTGCCCATCCGCGAATCGGACCCGAAGCTGCACATAGGCGTAGCCGGTCAGGCGACCGTCGCGAGACAGGGGCGCAACGACCGTCGGCATTGTGAAAGCACGCGGGTCATCATTGTCCTCGACCTCAACCTCGTCCTCATCCTCAGATCCGGCCAGATTGAACAGGGTCAGGATGCGGTTCGAACGACCACCTTCCTGCGATCCGCCACTCGATTCGGCGGGCGGCGACACCCTTGCCAAAACAGGCGCCGTTGCGAGCGGCGACAGCAACAGGGACAACAGGACAGCGAACAGAAAACGCATGACGGCCTCTCAATCAAAGCAGAGACTGACAGCATTGCCTCAAAAATGCGTAAAGCCCGATTTCCGCGGCTGCATCAGGCTGCCATCACCCCATCGCGCCTGCACGCCCTCCCCCGCCATCACCGATCCGATGCGCGTCAGATTGGTGTCCAGCGACAGACCCAGCGCGGCGATCCGCTCCCGACACCCTGCCGGTGCCGTAAAGAGGAGTTCATAATCGTCACCACCGGCAAGCAGGGCGTCCAACGCCCCCCCCGACTCCAGCCAGTCCCTGGCCGTTGGCGAAACCGGCACAGTATCGACATCCACCCTGAGCGAGCAGGCGCTGGCCGCCGCGATGTGGCCGGCATCGGCCAGCAACCCATCGGACACGTCAATGGCAGCGCTGGCCAGTCCCCGCAGGGCAAGTCCCAGTTCAAGTCGCGGATCCGGCGCCTGGTAGCGCTCAAGCGCGCCAGCCAGCTCTGTTCCGGCTTTCCTTGCCGAAAGCAGCCCGAGCAATCCGTCACCGATCATGCCCGACACCCAGACATCCTCACCCGGACGCGCCCCGGAACGGCGCAGCGCGGTGCCGGTCTCGATCTGGCCGACAAGCGTCAGTGTCACCGTCAGAGGTCCCGGCGTCGACGTGGTGTCGCCGCCGATCAGCACCAGACCGTATCTGGATTGCTCACGATGCAGTGCACGCACAAAAGCCTCGCGCCACGCGGCATCGAGCGCCTCCGGCCAGGCGATGGCGGACAGATAACCACGCGGACGCGCGCCCATGGCAGCGAGATCGGAGAGATTGGACCGCAAGGCCCGCGCTGCCACCACGGCAGGCGTGTCACTGTCAAGAAAATGGACGCCGGCGACCAGGCTGTCACACGCCAGAACGGTTTCCTGTCCCGGTTCGGCTTGCAGCAGGGCAGCATCGTCGGCAAGGCCGAGCGCGGCGGGATCACCCTCTGTCAGCGGCAGGAGCCGCGTCCGGATGAACTCGAATTCGCCGTCCCCGGCCATCGCCTAGAATTCGTCCGGACGGGCGCCACGTGCGCAGCGATCAAAGGCCGCATTGATGAATTTGGGCTCGGCCCCCTCGAAAAAGGCATTGGCGACCTCGATATACTCGTCGATCACCACACGCGCCGGCACATCCTTGCGATAAAGAAGCTCAAAGCCGCCAACCCGCAGGATGGCGCGGACGGTCGCGTCCAAACGCTCGAGCCGCCACTTGTCGGCCAGCAGCGCGTCCATCGCCGGATCGACATCGGCCTGGCGTTCGACGACTCCGGCGACCAGGCTCTCGAAGAAATCCTCATCGGCCTCGACGAATTCGGGAGCCTCGCCGCAGGCACCGAAACGGTGCTCGCGGAATTCGCGGATGACCGCGCTGGCGCCGAGACCACCAATCTCCATCTGGTAGAGGGCCTGGACCGCCGACAGCCGTGCGGCACGGCGCAGGCGGGCGCGGTTTTCAGATGGTGATTCCTTGCTGGCAGTGGCCATGCTCATGCGCTCCTGAACCGGTTGCGCAGCTCGATCAGCATCATCGCTGCATTCGCTGCATCCGCGCCCTTATTCTTGTCGATCGCCCGCTTCAAGGCCTGTGCGCGGTTCTCGACGGTGAGGATACCATTGCCGACCGGGATGGCCTTCAGGTTCAAATCCATGATTCCACGAGCCGATTCACCGCAGACATAGTCGTAATGCGTGGTTTCGCCACGAATGACACATCCCAACGCGACATAGCCATCATAGCCGGCGCCGGCCTTTTCGGCCTGGGCGATCGTGCCCGGAATTTCCAGCGCTCCCGGGACTTCGACAATGTCAAAAGCAAAGCCCTTGGCCTCAATGGCCTCGCGCGCGCCCTTGATCAGGCCATCGGCGATGTCGCGATAGAAAGTGCCCGCGATGATGAGATATTTTGGCGCGCTCATGCGTCACCCTCCGGAAAATGCCGCTCTTCGCGGATGGAAAGACCATAGCCGTCCAGGCCAACAATCGTTTGCGGCTTGGTAGACAGGAGCACCATGTCGCGCACCCCCAGATCCAGCAGGATTTGCGCACCAACACCATATTCGCGCAAGCGGCGAGCTTCCCGTTCGTCCTGGGCCAGAACAGGATGAGCGCCAAGGCGTTCCATGATGGCGGTATGGGAGGTCTCGCGAATGAAGACCATCACCGCCGGCCCGTCCGCGTCGGAAATTGCGCGTATACCGGCTTCGACCAGGGCGCCACGCGGTCCGCTCTCGTGCAGGACATCATCGACGAAGCTGACCTTGTGCATGCGCACAGTAGTTGGCTCGGACGCGTTCGGTTGCCCCTTGACCAGGGCGACATGCTCGGACCCGTCCAGGGTATTGCGGAAGACGACGAGCTTGAACGGCCCCCCGAATTGCGAGGAAAACTCGCTTTCGATCCGGCGCTCGATGAAGCGGTCATTCTTGCGGCGATAGGCGATCAGGTCGGCAATCGTGCCGATCTTCAGACCGTGCAACTGGGCAAAGGCGACCAGATCAGGCAGGCGCGCCATCGAGCCGTCCTCATTCATGATCTCGCAGATCACACCGGCCGAGCCGGCACCGGCCAGGCGCGCCACATCGACCGAGGCTTCGGTGTGTCCGGCCCGAACCAGCACGCCGCCATCGCGGGCGACCAGCGGGAAGACATGGCCCGGTGTCGCGATATCATCAGCGCCCTTGGACGGATCCGTCGCGACCTCGATGGTGCGGGCCCGGTCATGGGCGGAAATGCCGGTGGTGACGCCTTCACGGGCTTCGATCGAGGTGGTGAAAGCGGTCTGGTGGCGGGACCGGTTGTCACTGGACATCAGCTTGAGATCGAGCTGTTCGACCCGCTCCTGGCTCATCGCCAGGCAGATCAGGCCACGGCCATGCTTGGCCATGAAATTGACTGCATCCGGTGTGGCGAACTTGGCCGGGATGACCAGGTCGCCTTCATTCTCGCGGTCTTCCGCGTCGACGAGGATGAACATGCGCCCATTGCGCGCATCCTCGATGACGTCCTCGATGGGGGAAAGTGGGATGTCGCTCACGCGCGTCTCCAGAAATCAGGTCGGCGAGAATTCGCTCAGACGGGCGGCGTAGCGCGCCATGAGGTCAACCTCAAGATTGACGTGTGCGCCAATTTGCAGCGCGCCCAGCGTCGTCACGTCGGCAGTATGGGGAATGATCATCAGGTCGAAGGTCTCGTCAGTCACGCCATTGACCGTCAGCGACACGCCATCGACAGTGATCGAACCCTTGCGGGCAATGAATTTGTTGAGCGTTGCCGGTGGCTTCACCGTCAGCACGATCCAATCGCCGTCATCACGGCGGCCGACAAGCTCGCCAATGCCGTCGACATGGCCGGTGACCAGGTGCCCGCCAAGTTCCTCACCCAATGCCAGGGCGCGCTCAAGATTGATCGCATCACCTTCGCGCCAGCTGCCCAGCGTGGTCAGCGACAGCGTTTCCGGCGAGACGTCTACCGCAAACCAGCACCCCTCACCGGTCCGGCCCTTCCCGACAACCGTAAGACAGGCGCCAGCATGGGCGATCGACGCGCCCATAGCGATCCCGTCCGGGTCATAGGGAGCTTCGATCTCGAAACGCCGCTGGCTGTCGCCGCTGATTGAACGGACCCGGCCCTTGGCAGTGACAATTCCGGTAAACATCAGCGGTTCCGTTCGTATGTTTCCTGCAGGTCGGCGCCCCGTTCGATCACGCCCACCCGTCTGAAGATGGGCGCCTTGTCGAGCGTCTCAAGGCCCAGCGCTGCAAGTGCCGGCAAACCGTCACCGCCCAGCACCATCGGGGCGCGGAACCATTCGATCCGGTCGACCAACCCAGCCTGGATGGCAGCAGCAGCAATCCTGGCCCCCGCCTCGATCATGACCCGCTCGCAGCCTTTCATGGCGCGTTCCAGATCACGATGCGGGATCAGGGTGACCGATCGATCTCCGCCCTTGAACACCTGTGCCGTGGCCGGCGTGCGGCCCTGACTGTCCATGATGATCACATCAGGTTGGCGCTCGCAGCCGCCCTCGGGTCGCGCTGTCAGGCGCGGATCATCGGCGAGGATGGTGCCGATCCCGGTCAAAACAGCGTCATGGGCGGCGCGCATGCGGTGGACAACAGCACGGCTCTCCGGCCCGGTGATCCATTGCGACACGCCATTGGCGAGCGCAATCTTCCCGTCGAGCGAGGTAGCCAGCTTCAGCGTGACAAGCGGACGCGCCGCGCCACTCATCCGTCGTCGTCTTCGCGAGGACCGAAATGGGCCGTCAGAGCTTCATCGGTGATGAATTCGCGGAAGTCTTCGACCTTGTGGAAGTCCTTGTACACCGAGGCATACCGGACATAGGCGACGGCATCGAGATTCTTCAGCCCCTCCATCACCAGCTCGCCGACACGGTCGGAGGTGACATCGGTTTCGCCCGTCGATTCGAGACGCCGCACGATGCCGGAGATCATCTGGTCGATCCGGTCGGGCTCGATATTGCGCTTTTGCATGGCGAGCTGGATCGAGCGATTGAGCTTTTCGCGGTCAAATGGAACCCGGCGCCCGGATTTCTTCATCACCGTCAGCTCGCGAAGTTGCACGCGCTCGAACGTGGTGAAACGGGCGGCGCAGGACGGACATTGCCGCCGACGCCGGATGGCATTCCCGTCCTCGGCAGGACGGGAATCTTTCACTTGGGTGTCGGGATGACCGCAAAAAGGACAACGCATGCCGGTATCTTAGGCCAGTTCGGGATAGATGGGGAAGCGTGCAGTTAACGCCTTCACCTGCTCGCGCACTTCGGCCTCCACTTCTGCATCGCCATCAGGCTGGTCCACCAAAGCATCCAGCACGCGGACCATCAGCTCGCCAACCA
The window above is part of the Maricaulis maris MCS10 genome. Proteins encoded here:
- the ribB gene encoding 3,4-dihydroxy-2-butanone-4-phosphate synthase; translated protein: MSDIPLSPIEDVIEDARNGRMFILVDAEDRENEGDLVIPAKFATPDAVNFMAKHGRGLICLAMSQERVEQLDLKLMSSDNRSRHQTAFTTSIEAREGVTTGISAHDRARTIEVATDPSKGADDIATPGHVFPLVARDGGVLVRAGHTEASVDVARLAGAGSAGVICEIMNEDGSMARLPDLVAFAQLHGLKIGTIADLIAYRRKNDRFIERRIESEFSSQFGGPFKLVVFRNTLDGSEHVALVKGQPNASEPTTVRMHKVSFVDDVLHESGPRGALVEAGIRAISDADGPAVMVFIRETSHTAIMERLGAHPVLAQDEREARRLREYGVGAQILLDLGVRDMVLLSTKPQTIVGLDGYGLSIREERHFPEGDA
- a CDS encoding riboflavin synthase; this encodes MFTGIVTAKGRVRSISGDSQRRFEIEAPYDPDGIAMGASIAHAGACLTVVGKGRTGEGCWFAVDVSPETLSLTTLGSWREGDAINLERALALGEELGGHLVTGHVDGIGELVGRRDDGDWIVLTVKPPATLNKFIARKGSITVDGVSLTVNGVTDETFDLMIIPHTADVTTLGALQIGAHVNLEVDLMARYAARLSEFSPT
- a CDS encoding RibD family protein, with amino-acid sequence MSGAARPLVTLKLATSLDGKIALANGVSQWITGPESRAVVHRMRAAHDAVLTGIGTILADDPRLTARPEGGCERQPDVIIMDSQGRTPATAQVFKGGDRSVTLIPHRDLERAMKGCERVMIEAGARIAAAAIQAGLVDRIEWFRAPMVLGGDGLPALAALGLETLDKAPIFRRVGVIERGADLQETYERNR
- the nrdR gene encoding transcriptional regulator NrdR, coding for MRCPFCGHPDTQVKDSRPAEDGNAIRRRRQCPSCAARFTTFERVQLRELTVMKKSGRRVPFDREKLNRSIQLAMQKRNIEPDRIDQMISGIVRRLESTGETDVTSDRVGELVMEGLKNLDAVAYVRYASVYKDFHKVEDFREFITDEALTAHFGPREDDDG